Below is a genomic region from Epinephelus moara isolate mb chromosome 9, YSFRI_EMoa_1.0, whole genome shotgun sequence.
CACAGACAGAGTATCTGAACGATTACGCTGTGGCCTGAAGCTGGTCACTAaccctcatctcctcctctgcttcccAACTGTCTAATTCCCCCCCGGCTCACCATCTGCACAGTGTGGCTGAACAGCAGCCGCTCAGCCGTGATGGAGGTGATTTGGTCCATTAGACGGTGCTTCCTGGAAAAGAAGTGCTCCAGACGGGTGCTGAGTGAGCGGCAGGACGTCACGCTGGACTTGTACAGCTCATTCAGCCTCCTCACTACTGTATACGGACGGAACTGTATGTTAATATGCTGCCATAAGCTGCGGAGTCTTTTAATAAACACATTAGACACCGTCCtctatacaaaataaaatggctcCTACCTTGTTTGACTGTGGAGGATGGGTAAAGTTTGCCCTGTTTGACTCGCTCCATGGCCGTGTGTAAGGCAGTGGACAGGAGCTCTGCAGTCTTCAGGTAGAGAACCAGCTGCTCTGCATGACTgaggagacaaacacacacacacaaagtactCAGTTATAATTTGACAAATGgacatgaaatacaaacaaTGAAATGTTGAAGTTCAATAATGAAAGTTAGTGGAATATCTGCATGATAGATATCTTCTATCACTCCGAGTCCTGAGGACCAGAGTTGAAATTCTTCCAATTAAATTACACACTCTCTATTCTCAAACTCATCTGCAGTGTGTTTCCATAAATATTGAGGCCCCAATCAGACAGAGCATGTTTTagcagcactgaaacagctttttgttcttgttttcaggGAGTGTGAAGCATTTTGTACGCTGCTTTTGCCTTGCTGAGCACcttgtgtttttctgctttaTACTCCTCACATTTTTGCAGCAGCACTCTGATCACCTAGAGATGAAGAAACTTTAACTCAGAGTGTATAAGTGCCTGATGTCTTAACGTTTCTTTCTCCATTATCCAGTCAGATGAACTAAGAGGCAAGCCTTCTGAAATGGCGATGACGAAGCCGTGTGTTTTTTTGATGTCACCCTACTATGCAAGCGGCAAGACATGTCTGACAAAATGTGGCCTCAACTACTTTCTAATCTTTTACCAACTGTAATTAGGCCCGATGACTGACAGCGAATTGTCAAACTGTCCCTAACTTCTCCTGAAAATAAGCTGTGAACCGACCATCATCCAGGTGAAGCCACCAACTGGTGGTGCTTCCTgtgatttctcctctttctAAGGGTCTCATGCACCAACACAGATTTCCGTTTCCCCTTGATCAACATGCTATTTGGAAACTGTGATGACCCCTCCGCTCCACTAGGTGTGCCTGTTTTCCTGGCTGTTCTTCCTGTTACAGCCACATGAGCCACACCTGGGCCTGCTGTGCTTTATGATATAAGAGCTCACCTCCTTCAAACATAATCGACGGCTTCCCTCACGCTGCAGCTGCTGTTCAACACGACAGTCTGACTTGATAGATATTTTCGCTGATTATAacacacatttcatttattttatttttccccaaACATGAGGCACATGCATGAGATCCATGCTGAATAAACTTTCTCAAAACTGGATATCCCCATCACTGCTATCAACAAAGACTCACAGCCGTAGTTGATGCGGCCTTACCTCCACTCTCGGCTCAGCGAGCTTATCTGATCAGCTACCAGGCTCTGCTGctgaaggagggagggatgagAAATGTCTGCCTGCTCCCCTAACGCCGTGACCCCGCGGGCTCCAGCAACCTCCATCAGACAGCGGGCGAAATCCAACGTGAACCGCAGGCGTTGCACCGTGTCTGTGTGCTCCTGCTGCACTCCGACAGAGACgggaagaaagagaaacaggGGGATGGTTCAGTGACAGAATTTTTTAACAGACAACATCAGaatatttattttgcatttagTTTGCATTGGTGACAAGAACACAAGCATTAACAAGAAGTATTTTATTATTCCATTCTCAGATTCCACCTTAGGCTATTTCGCCACGATGACTTGAGCTAAAGACACTTTAACTACACTCTGCTCTCTTTTTCTCACACGCCACACTCTCTGGAGGGATTAATCATTGCAAGGTTCTGTGACAATGAACCCgtacaaaacaaaagaagtcGTTGCCGCATGCATAAATAGAACACACCGGATCCGGAGCTGTATGTGAAACCTGCTTCTCACCTCCATCAGCGTCTCCTCAGGCAGCTCAGGTGCCTCAAAGGTTACAGGGCCGCCCATGTTGGCTCTGATAGGATCAGTGAAACTGTAGCGAGGACTAGAAGGAGCCTCAAAGCCATCCAGATAGGTGGCTGTCTGGGGGTAGCGGCTTGTGTAGGAGCCTGCGGGGCTGACTGACGTGAACGAGCCTGCAGGAGTCAGAAAAAGAGATaggaaaaagacattttatttattttatattaatttaacACTTGTCGATGACCACTGTATTGAGTGAAGATGCATTCCACTTGATGATCACCATCTGCCAGCAGCTACatgttttttccttctcttcatAAATATTTTAAGTGCCAATTACCAATTGGAAAATTGTGTGTTCTAAAAACCAGTAATTTGGGTTATTACTCCCTAAATCTAACTACATCTCTTCACAGTTGGGTGcaatcaaagaaaaagaaaatcaacctCTTACACTGACATTTAATTAAGTTTCCACATCATGGAAAATGAGAGTAATAGCTTCCCGGTGCGCAGAGTAAAAAACTAACGCTGCTGCGAATGCGGACTTTGATTCCTTCTTGCTGTAGAAGGGATGAGACAAATGACTTAAAGATTTAGATGTTAGGGTGAGCATGTCCTACCTGAGTATTTCCTCTGTCTGGAATTTTGAGGAGGGGTGCTGCCACTGGGAGGAGAGCCCACAGTGAAGACCACCTGTGCTGGGCTGATGGAGCCGGGTGCAAGGCCTCCCCCACCACTAGggggcactagagggcagaaaAGAGCATTGACTAATGGTAGGGCTGTATGACAGTAGGGTATGTtcacatgcacactaatattccacattctgaattaaacatttttccaaatgaagcattttctgattCAGATGTGTGGGTATGCtgattgttcattttagtcaaaccatacagtttgaaaacgaggcgcggctccaactagaaaacaatgttttgatgcattggatgtgctgaatgtgcatattaaggcagtacaggaggaggtgcacattaataatcctccaggactgtaacatgctcatgtttaacccaaacaatgtgtcatgtgactgcagttggttcagatccaggtcggaacaccacaaacgaactgcacttagggggcaaacgaacttgagttcaattgaaccgaaccaaagaGGGCAGGTGTGGAAACCACTctaaaagaaaagcccacatttctggttgaAACGAGAAACACACCAACTTTTAAATATTATGAAAGACTTAGATATCAGCAGGATTTGGATAGGTGTAAATATAAGCCGACCGTTTCATTGAGGtagttgaaggaatgaaagagggaggctgtgatTGTACTATCAAACAAGTTCGAAAGAATCCTCACACAAGCAACAGCCATTACAATTTCCAATATTTTGATGTGATTAACGATGTGTTGAGGCACgttaatcagagtatgcacTGCTGCATGTAAAGcagaatattagtggaatatttattttcataagcCGTGTAAACAGCTTGGTAGGAGTATCAATTTTTTCGGAATAGGGGCAAAACccggaatattttgtgcatataAACATCGTCAATGACCATTTTCATTTTCCAGTAAACACCAAAAACTGCTAAACTATATTTCAATACAGGCTCTCCATGTAAATAGCAGAATTAAAACTTAATTGGAATAGCATTGTGCCACATCTTATTCTCCAGTAATATATCACTGactgtaaataaacagaaatcCCAAATACAACTGTTTAATAATGTGAATCGACAATCGTGCCTACCTATTATGTCTATGGCTTTATCAGAGGTCAGATTCTCTGTGCTGCCTCGATCACCCGCCGGTCCACCTGGTCCAAACGCAGCCATCAGCAGCATGTCAGACAGTCGACCGGCACTCTGAGACCTGCACCAAAGAGACAGGAGACAGCGACACAGAAGAGAGAACATGAAGAGATATGAAAATGGCAGACATCCTTgtttaatacatatttttagttttacttaATAGCTCCCTATttcccttctttcctttcttcttaaCAGCCAATCTGCCCACTCCATTAAGTTCATAATCCCTGCCTCTTAACCTTGTTTCTCCACACATGAGAGGAATAAATAAAAGGGGCTGTTCGAATACTGCACATCTCCAGCTTCTATTTTAAAAAGCCTCATATATAACAAAAGAAAACCTTTATGTGATTAAGTTGCAAGGAACTGCTCAGTTTAAGAGGGAACAAGATACATTTCCAACTCTGAAGTAGTTTGTTTTCAACTGCAGGGTCACTCCTGTCTATCTTGTATCTGTAGGCAAACAACTCCTCcagcagccacagcatcagCATGGTACACATAACCACcagaaaacaacagcaaatacaATATTCTAACCTTCCAAAGCCCTTGGTATCATCATTCAGTCTGTGGACGCAGTGGGCCGACGGGGTGACCTGTGTTAGTGCTTGTTGTCCTGCATCTCTGAGCTCTCCTGGGGCAGTCCTGCTGCAAGGGGAGCCGATGACCAAACCCTGTTGTGTCAGGAAGGTCATGAGATTCGGAGAGCTGGGAGGCTTGGGGAATTCAAATGGAGGGATGGCCTGAGGTTGGAGAGAcgaaagggagaggagagaggtacCAGAGGTTCATTCAGACTGCTTGGTAGTCTTTTCTTGTTCTGTGTATCTCCAGAgaattaaacaaacacacacacattcttatcTGTCTTTCTCTAAAAggcaaaacacacacgcagctgACTTACCCTGGAAGGAGAGCCCAGGATGGTGGGGAGGGGGTTACGCTGCATGAGCTCACTGAGCCTGGGTGAAGAGTGTAGAGGTCGGCCAGTCATCAGGCCCACCGAGGGAGCCCCCACAGGGTCTGAGTGCTGCTTCCTGATCTTCTGCCTGCCACCGCCACTGGCACACTCCAACAGACAGGGGGCGCTGTGGAGCCGTGAGCCCAGTCCTGCCGTCTGCGGGTGATGCTGAGGAGTCAGGCGGGGTTCAATATGCTGGGGAGCTGTGTGATAGACGGTCAGAATATTTATGCTTTTAGACAGCAGGTGGCAttgcaaaataaaaagtcatacaGGAGGAGAAAATAAGAATTCCAACAAGAGACAGTAGGGATGGACAAGTCCTGCTAACTCCCCCGCTGCCCTGCTGGCATGCGTGTCCAGACAGCTAAGAGACCGTGCCAACATGAGGAACTGGTAGTGAGGAGAGTGTTTGTGCACGTAGGAAGATGGTTCATTTGTCAACCAATAACTTTCAAATCTACTGACCTACTGGGCTGACTCTGAGAAACACTGGCAAGTGCTAACCACAACCGGATTTTGTCTGCCATTGATTTTTTGGGCAACACCACCTACAACAAGCCGCACACCTCTCTAGAGCTGCATCTAATCCTTACTTAGTGCtctgtttgactgttttttgatgaatcaatttcacatttagtcttaaaatatacagaaatatataCTCTGGGTTCCCACGCGTTGTTAAACATCAAATTCAATGGCTTTTCAAGGACTTTCCAGGCCCAATTCCCTCAAATTCAAGGACATAATACGGCATAGTATGAGACACAGATGAAGGTTAATTACTGTTAGAACACTGAGAATTTTTACGAGAACTTGCAGACTTCACAGAAGCTCCAGACAATTAAAAAGAGGGGGTTGGATGTGTGAACACTTCTCTGTGCTGTGTTAGAGtgatggcagactctgtggtcTCTTGCCTTCtccaacacaacacagcaaaacaatatatTGTGAAACTTGAGCGACAGAGATGGAGAACTTCTATTCTTGCACAACATTACCCTCAAATTCACAAACCATTTCAAGGACCTGTGCAAACCCTGTATATCTGAGAAGGAAAAATCCCTCTGGTATAGAGACAGCtgtgatgtgcatgtgtgaaagtgGTTTACAAAGTGAGGAGCAGCCTCTGAGCTACCTTGAGGGGAGAGCTGGAAAGGTCTGGCGCCTCCCAGGGAGAGCCTGCGATTGGTGGTGACTGTGCCTTGCCCATAGGGTGGTGAAGGTCCGGTCCGACCAAAGCCAAGCGAGCTTCCACTGCTGCAACGACGCACCGGTGTCGACAGCCTAATAATATAAAGTTCATGAGACACTGcagtcaatttaaaaaacagtgggactgatgtgtgtttgattgATGATTGATGGCAGACCGTGGTGAGCCGTCCTGTTTGGTGGAGTGGAGGTTCTGCTCCATGCGCTGGTAGTTCTGGACCTGGGTGGGGACTGGGATAGGCAATGACTGACCATGGTTGCCATAGCTACCCCCGTAGTTACTTCCCGAGAACTCGCTGGGCCTGCCAACAACAGTGAGAAGAACAGAGAGTGCCGAGGGAAACGGTTAGACAACCCATGAGACggttatagtgtgtgtgtggacacagAAAAGTTTAACACGTTCAACAGGAACGAGTACACCAAGTATTTCAGAGAAGAACGATTCTGTTCACCATAATACTGCCACACTTGTACGCTCTGCGATGTAAAAACAAGCATTACATTGTGTGTTCAGATGACATGAAATGATCTGAGGTTAATTAAAGAAATGAATACACCAGATATCAGTGAATTTAATCGACTCCACCAGCTACTCtgggcactgctgctgctgcttcttctacCACTAACCAGTTCCCTATTTTACAGTGTCTTGCGGTCTGAGCTACACAGCACGACACGTATCACTACAACCAAAAATTCAGCTTTGTCTGTTACCTGACAGGACTTGGAGACCCGCTGCAGGAAGGTGAGTGTGGTGGTGTTTTGACTTGGCTACACAGGCCAGCAGAAGCCAGAAGAGAGCTGATTAAAGAGAAGGGAAAGAGGAGACACGTTGTCAGGACTATACCACAGAGCTATACTGAACACAtcatatttttcctcctttatcagctGTATTCTGTAACACTGTCACACAACTACATTAAATATGGTTGATATAGATAAAGGAAATCTATGAATAAGCAATCTGTGTGTCGTACCCGCTGTTCATGAGGCTGTCCGGCAGCACTTTACTCTCACATGTCAGCTCTCCCGCTGCAAAACCAGGAAATACATTAGGCACAGagactgaaaaaaatgacagagagAGGATATCTGGATAGAGCAGAGCTCCAgtccatgaaaaataaataaaagatgactTGTGATACTTGAGCAGTAATCCTACAGAGCTGGAACCAAGGCTTCGGACTATGCACAGCTGCATTTGATACTTGGATAGAAGAGATGTTTCCTTACTGGTGAAGTGAGCAGGCACAATGACAAAGTCATCCGTGTCACAGGAGGAGGAGTTCTTGCTGCTGCCGCCCCCTCCAGACGAGTCCTTGAGGAGAAAACCAGCAGCCTCCTGGGTAGGGGAGGCCAAAGCTTTGGCACGCATATGCTGAACCTCAGCAAGAGactgctgcagagacagagagtggtACACAAGCTAAGAACAAAAGCACAAAGGATATAATAACAGAGCAAACTGTGTGGGAAGGCCAAATAGATGTTGACtggacataaaaacacagcCTCATTACTCAGGTACAGacggaggagcagagaggaaataaTACAGGAATAATAAACACCAACCGGTGGCGAGGCGAGGTGAGAGGTGGACGAGCTGCTACAAGAGCTGGCTGATGCAGAGCTTGGGAAGCAGGTCATGGACACAGTAGGAGTTGCTGTAACAAAATGCAACCCGGTGGTTAGACAACTCAAGAATACACACAATGTGGTCTGTTGAGAAACACTGAGTGTAAACAGAAACTTTGTCTGTTAACAAGGCGAGCCCACAGGGCGAATACCGTCACATAATAACTCTGAGAAGTTTTTTGCTCCCATGTTTGCATCACTATGGCTACATTCACATCACAGGGCTTCAATTTAAATTCTGATTTTTGTATTCCTGTTTAAAGTGACCCATCTCTAACATCAGTGTGAACGTCACTTTTGCAAAACAGTCATTTGGGGAATGATTTGAATGATACACCAAATCCATAGCTACAGTGTTATTAGCAGCTACTGCTGGTGGTTCTGTGGAGACAGAGGTGTGGGTGCAGGACTGGTGAGGCTCTTTCAAATATCTCTCTCAGTGCCTCACAACAAGGCTGTCATGGCAGATCTCAAAATGTAGATAAGCTGTCCCTGTCAGAAAGCATCTGGCAGTCTACTGGCTGGCAACTGGGGCAGCCTACCGCAGCGGTGGTGCAGCCACGCAGCCTCCTGGAGTTTCAACAGCTCTGACACAGTATGGAAAGTGATCTGTGACCACTCGGTGAAGTATGACGTGGAAAAACATGTATGTATGGGAAGACACACATGCATTCTGATATGACTGTTTTCATAGCAGTGGtatggccactttattaggtacactttcCTAGTACCAGGTgagaccccttttgccttcagaactgccttaattcttcgtgtcatagattcaacaaggtgctggaaacattcctcagagattttggtccatatNaggtaggctgtggtgtttaaaccatgctcagttggtactaaatgagttactgttgcctttctatcatcttgaaccagtctggccattctcctctgacctctggcatcaacaaggcattttcacacagagaactgctgctcactggatattttctcttgttgggaccatcctctgtaaactctagagatggttgtgggtgaaaatcccagtagatcagcagtttctgacagaccagcctgtctgtcaccaacaaccatgccacgttcaaagtcacttaaatcaccatTCTTCTCTGTtatgatgctcggtttgaacttcagcaggtcgtcttgaccaggtctacatgcctaaatgcattgagttgctgctatgtgattggctgattagctattcgAGTTCagatgtatatatacacaacatAATACAATACAGCACAGTCTTGCACTCATGTATTATGGACCATTGTCCAACTAAGCTCTATTAATAagtgtgttgtttatttttacttacTCTTTTTCATGGATGAGCTAGCCTCCAGGAATGGATGACAAAAGAACTCATCTACAAACAACACGAGGAGAAATATAATTAATAGGAGGCAGTGAAACACGACATTCATGGGACGATTTTATGCATCTGCTG
It encodes:
- the ulk1b gene encoding serine/threonine-protein kinase ULK1 translates to METVGKFEFSRKDLIGHGAFAVVFKGRHREKHDWEVAVKCINKKNLAKSQTLLGKEIKILKELKHENIVALLDFQETASSVYLVMEYCNGGDLADYLHSKGTLSEDTIRVFLQQIAGAMRVLQGKGIIHRDLKPQNILLSYPPGRKSHSNNTCIKIADFGFARYLQNNMMAATLCGSPMYMAPEVIMSQNYDAKADLWSIGTIVFQCLTGKAPFQASSPQDLRLFYEKNKTLSPNIPRETSSHLRHLLLGLLQRNHKDRMDFDEFFCHPFLEASSSMKKTTPTVSMTCFPSSASASSCSSSSTSHLASPPQSLAEVQHMRAKALASPTQEAAGFLLKDSSGGGGSSKNSSSCDTDDFVIVPAHFTTGELTCESKVLPDSLMNSGSLLASAGLCSQVKTPPHSPSCSGSPSPVRPSEFSGSNYGGSYGNHGQSLPIPVPTQVQNYQRMEQNLHSTKQDGSPRLSTPVRRCSSGSSLGFGRTGPSPPYGQGTVTTNRRLSLGGARPFQLSPQAPQHIEPRLTPQHHPQTAGLGSRLHSAPCLLECASGGGRQKIRKQHSDPVGAPSVGLMTGRPLHSSPRLSELMQRNPLPTILGSPSRAIPPFEFPKPPSSPNLMTFLTQQGLVIGSPCSRTAPGELRDAGQQALTQVTPSAHCVHRLNDDTKGFGRSQSAGRLSDMLLMAAFGPGGPAGDRGSTENLTSDKAIDIIVPPSGGGGLAPGSISPAQVVFTVGSPPSGSTPPQNSRQRKYSGSFTSVSPAGSYTSRYPQTATYLDGFEAPSSPRYSFTDPIRANMGGPVTFEAPELPEETLMEQEHTDTVQRLRFTLDFARCLMEVAGARGVTALGEQADISHPSLLQQQSLVADQISSLSREWSHAEQLVLYLKTAELLSTALHTAMERVKQGKLYPSSTVKQVVRRLNELYKSSVTSCRSLSTRLEHFFSRKHRLMDQITSITAERLLFSHTVQMVQTAALDEMFHQGEASVLRYHKALLLMEGLSLLLTEQDDILSVSKCKECIERRLTALQSGLCV